One Microcaecilia unicolor chromosome 8, aMicUni1.1, whole genome shotgun sequence DNA window includes the following coding sequences:
- the LOC115476693 gene encoding LOW QUALITY PROTEIN: galanin receptor type 2-like (The sequence of the model RefSeq protein was modified relative to this genomic sequence to represent the inferred CDS: inserted 2 bases in 2 codons): MTELEDLSSLVGYWNTSDIYQFGPDRIIVPVVFSLIFLLGTVGNSLVLAVLLRNGQMSQNTTNLFILNLSVADFSFIIFCVPFQATIYSLEVWLFGSFMCKAVHFFIYLTMYASSFTLAAVSVDRYLAIRYPLRSRELRTPCNAVATMALIWGLSLVFAGPYLSYYDSIDYNTRHICMPNWEGWKRKIMDTSTFVLGYVIPVLIVSLSYTRTIKYLWTAVDPLEDMSESKKAKRKVTKMIIIVTVLFCLCWLPYHVVILCYLYGDFPFNQTTYAFRLLSHCMAYANSCLNPXVYALVSKHFRKGFKKVFSCLMRKKTRNKVHVVNVANTVPXFEAGSTEVSK; encoded by the exons ATGACAGAACTCGAGGACCTTTCCAGCCTGGTTGGATACTGGAACACTTCAGACATTTACCAGTTTGGCCCAGATAGAATAATTGTGCCTGTTGTCTTCTCCCTTATCTTTCTGCTGGGGACAGTGGGGAACAGCCTCGTATTGGCAGTGTTGCTCCGCAATGGGCAGATGAGTCAAAACACCACCAACCTCTTCATCCTGAATCTGAGCGTGGCTGACTTTTCCTTCATCATCTTCTGTGTACCCTTCCAAGCCACCATCTACTCTCTGGAAGTCTGGCTCTTTGGCTCTTTCATGTGCAAGGCTGTCCATTTCTTTATTTATCTCACTATGTATGCCAGCAGCTTCACACTGGCCGCTGTTTCTGTGGACAG atACCTGGCTATCCGATACCCACTGCGCTCTCGAGAGCTACGCACTCCTTGCAATGCGGTAGCCACCATGGCTTTGATCTGGGGCCTTTCTCTGGTATTTGCTGGGCCATACCTGAGTTATTATGACTCAATAGACTACAACACTAGACACATCTGTATGCCCAACTGGGAAGGATGGAAACGTAAGATTATGGACACCAGCACATTTGTCCTGGGCTATGTGATTCCAGTGCTGATTGTCAGCCTGTCCTATACCCGGACAATCAAGTACCTATGGACAGCAGTAGATCCTCTAGAAGATATGTCAGAATCTAAAAAAGCAAAGCGCAAAGTAACTAAGATGATCATCATCGTGACTGTGCTCTTTTGCCTCTGCTGGCTGCCCTATCATGTGGTGATTCTGTGCTACCTATATGGAGACTTCCCCTTCAATCAGACTACTTATGCTTTCCGGCTCCTTTCCCACTGTATGGCCTACGCAAACTCCTGCCTCAACC TTGTCTATGCTCTGGTTTCCAAGCACTTCCGCAAAGGCTTcaagaaagtcttcagctgtctCATGAGGAAGAAAACCCGCAACAAAGTTCATGTTGTCAATGTGGCTAACACTGTGC GGTTTGAGGCTGGGTCCACAGAGGTATCCAAATGA